In the genome of Sorangium aterium, one region contains:
- a CDS encoding tetratricopeptide repeat protein — MTSAAPITALRRRRWRRAAALGLVCWALLSPSWLHAQDDSATRALRLQFAQGLSLEIAGRWADALDRFEAIARRRPTANVTYHIGLCHERLGRLRTAERTYHNARAILGADADARKASPAVLAEIDARLEDLEGRMPRIVLNLVGATDGVTLLLDGEVAQPSRAIRVDPGPHVAVALRHGIPVAASAFSSHERRTRFVTLTVHPVALRVSSVSRP; from the coding sequence ATGACCAGCGCCGCACCGATCACCGCTCTTCGCCGACGCCGCTGGCGGCGCGCCGCTGCGCTCGGGCTCGTTTGCTGGGCGCTGCTCTCGCCATCCTGGCTGCACGCTCAGGACGACAGCGCGACGCGCGCGCTGAGGCTCCAGTTCGCGCAGGGATTGTCGCTCGAGATCGCGGGGCGCTGGGCCGACGCGCTCGACAGGTTCGAGGCAATCGCCCGCCGGCGGCCGACGGCGAACGTGACGTACCACATCGGCCTCTGCCACGAGCGGCTCGGCCGGCTGCGCACGGCCGAGCGGACGTACCACAACGCGCGCGCGATCCTCGGCGCGGACGCGGACGCGCGGAAGGCGTCGCCGGCGGTGCTCGCCGAGATCGACGCGCGCCTCGAGGACCTCGAGGGACGGATGCCGAGGATCGTGCTGAACCTCGTCGGCGCGACCGACGGCGTGACCTTGCTGCTCGACGGCGAGGTGGCGCAGCCGTCGCGGGCGATCCGGGTCGATCCGGGCCCCCACGTCGCCGTGGCGCTCCGGCACGGGATCCCCGTGGCCGCGAGCGCCTTCTCGAGCCACGAGCGCCGAACCAGGTTCGTGACGCTGACCGTTCACCCCGTCGCGCTCCGCGTGTCCAGCGTGTCGCGCCCCTGA